From a region of the Deinococcus misasensis DSM 22328 genome:
- a CDS encoding N-acetylmuramic acid 6-phosphate etherase — translation MTSTEAITSETGILNPQDTVGAVLTLVQDQAEAALAVQRAAQSIATAAENAAYHLKQGGRLIYAGAGTSGRLAALDAAELPPTFSWPFEKSISLLAGGAAAEWTAQEAAEDDENAGFQEADRLNPSRHDVFIMVAASGRTPYTLGVLKRAHLAGALTIGVANNPGAPLLEQSDCPILLETGPEVINGSTRLKAGTAQKITLNTLSSTIMLRLGKIYNNLMVDMKATNLKLYNRAIQMVLSCVETTPEAAKSALEASDWQVKTAIVMIKHGLGVAEARVLLDQHDWDLSELCR, via the coding sequence ATGACCAGCACCGAAGCCATCACATCCGAAACCGGCATCCTCAACCCACAAGACACCGTGGGGGCAGTCCTCACCCTTGTGCAGGATCAGGCAGAGGCCGCTCTGGCCGTTCAAAGGGCCGCCCAGAGCATCGCCACTGCCGCAGAAAATGCTGCATACCACCTCAAACAAGGGGGGCGCTTGATTTATGCAGGTGCAGGCACCAGCGGACGTCTGGCCGCTCTGGACGCTGCCGAACTGCCTCCCACCTTCAGCTGGCCCTTTGAAAAATCCATTTCCCTGCTGGCCGGAGGCGCAGCAGCAGAATGGACCGCTCAGGAAGCCGCCGAAGACGATGAAAACGCAGGCTTTCAAGAAGCAGACCGCTTGAACCCCTCAAGGCACGATGTGTTCATCATGGTGGCAGCGTCTGGTCGCACCCCTTACACACTGGGCGTGCTCAAACGTGCCCACTTGGCCGGAGCCCTCACCATTGGTGTGGCCAACAACCCCGGTGCCCCTTTGCTGGAGCAGTCCGACTGCCCCATCTTGCTGGAAACCGGTCCAGAGGTCATCAACGGTTCCACCCGCCTGAAAGCCGGAACCGCCCAGAAAATCACCCTCAACACCCTGAGCTCCACCATCATGCTCAGGCTGGGCAAAATCTACAACAACCTGATGGTGGACATGAAAGCCACCAACCTGAAACTCTACAACCGGGCCATCCAGATGGTGCTCTCCTGCGTGGAAACCACCCCAGAGGCAGCCAAATCAGCTCTGGAGGCCAGCGATTGGCAGGTCAAAACCGCCATCGTCATGATCAAGCATGGGCTCGGGGTTGCAGAAGCCCGTGTGTTGCTGGACCAGCACGACTGGGACCTCAGCGAACTTTGCAGGTAG
- a CDS encoding GntR family transcriptional regulator: MLHDVLTQASKSLNPTDSTPMYLQVAGILEKMIDEQVFTEGSALPSERDLTQAFNVSRVTIRQALTVLEERERLTRKRGSGTYVASKRIMQSLSSLTSFSDDMRARGMVPGAKVISFERSRPNPVEALNLGISPNQEVYRLKRLRTANDIPLAIETSVLPINILQINLSREDIENHSLYTFLQRQGHYPSRALQHLRAKSADAETAHLLNLPKNSAVLHTERITWDQDGRLLEYVVSSYRGDMYDFIVELKTGM; the protein is encoded by the coding sequence ATGTTACACGATGTGCTGACCCAGGCTTCGAAGAGCCTCAATCCCACCGACTCCACTCCCATGTACCTGCAGGTCGCTGGGATTCTGGAGAAGATGATCGACGAACAGGTCTTCACCGAGGGCAGTGCACTTCCGTCTGAACGGGACCTCACACAGGCCTTCAACGTTTCCCGCGTGACCATCCGGCAGGCACTGACCGTTCTGGAAGAACGTGAGCGCCTCACCCGCAAACGGGGAAGTGGAACCTATGTGGCTTCCAAACGCATCATGCAGTCCCTGAGCTCCCTGACCAGTTTCAGCGATGACATGCGGGCCAGAGGCATGGTTCCGGGCGCAAAAGTGATTTCGTTTGAGCGTTCCCGTCCCAATCCGGTTGAAGCCCTCAACCTCGGGATCAGCCCCAATCAAGAAGTGTACCGTCTGAAACGCCTGAGGACCGCCAACGACATTCCTCTGGCCATCGAAACCAGTGTGCTGCCCATCAACATTCTGCAAATCAACCTGTCCAGAGAAGACATCGAAAACCATTCGCTGTACACCTTCTTGCAAAGACAGGGGCATTATCCCTCGCGGGCATTGCAGCATTTGCGGGCCAAAAGTGCAGATGCAGAAACCGCCCACCTGCTGAATTTGCCCAAGAACTCTGCGGTTTTGCACACCGAGCGCATCACCTGGGATCAGGACGGACGTTTGCTGGAATACGTGGTCTCCAGTTACCGCGGAGACATGTATGACTTCATCGTGGAACTGAAAACCGGCATGTAA